In Streptomyces puniciscabiei, a single genomic region encodes these proteins:
- a CDS encoding alpha/beta hydrolase, protein MRDNRPKSRLLALGSAGALVTATLIAGAVSAPAASAAGRPGQDREAQGAAIAAARAAKAGIDWQDCPADWGLEKPIQCGWVSVPLNYAHPYGKQIKLAVDRIGNTGTKEERQGALVYNPGGPGGSGLRFPRRVTTKNAVWANVAKAYDFVGFDPRGVGHSAPISCEDPQEFVKAPKMDPVPDSEADKLAQRKLARQYADGCLDRTGRAMLQQMTTPNTARDLDVIRAALGEKKLNYLGVSYGTYLGAVYGTLFPGHLRRMIVDSVVNPARENIWYQANLGQDIAFEGRWKDWEDWVAANDAAFHLGTTRDAVQAKWLQLRATAKKSPIGGVVGPAELTSFFQSAPYYDSSWVPVATVFGKYVAGDTKALVDAAAPDLANTAGNISAENGNAVYTAVECTDAKWPTSWKKWDRDNTELNKNYPFMTWANAWMNLPCATWPVKQRTPVDVRTHKGLPQVLIVQSTRDAATPYEGAVELHKRFQGSRLITEKDAGSHGVTGLVNPCINQRVDAYLLDGTLDGADVTCGPHATPKP, encoded by the coding sequence TTGAGGGACAACAGACCGAAGAGCCGCCTGCTGGCGCTCGGTTCGGCCGGAGCACTCGTCACCGCCACCCTGATCGCCGGTGCCGTCTCCGCGCCCGCCGCCAGTGCCGCCGGCCGGCCCGGCCAGGACCGGGAGGCCCAGGGCGCCGCGATCGCCGCCGCCCGCGCCGCCAAGGCCGGCATCGACTGGCAGGACTGCCCGGCCGACTGGGGGCTGGAGAAGCCCATCCAGTGCGGCTGGGTCAGCGTGCCGCTGAACTACGCCCACCCGTACGGCAAGCAGATCAAGCTCGCCGTGGACCGCATCGGCAACACGGGCACCAAGGAGGAGCGCCAGGGCGCCCTCGTCTACAACCCGGGCGGCCCCGGTGGCTCCGGCCTGCGCTTCCCGCGCCGGGTCACCACCAAGAACGCCGTCTGGGCGAACGTCGCCAAGGCCTACGACTTCGTCGGCTTCGACCCGCGCGGCGTCGGCCACTCCGCGCCCATCTCCTGCGAGGACCCGCAGGAGTTCGTGAAGGCGCCGAAGATGGACCCGGTGCCGGACTCCGAGGCGGACAAGCTGGCCCAGCGCAAGCTGGCCCGCCAGTACGCGGACGGCTGCCTGGACCGCACCGGCCGCGCCATGCTCCAGCAGATGACCACGCCGAACACCGCCCGCGACCTGGACGTCATCCGCGCCGCCCTGGGCGAGAAGAAGCTCAACTACCTCGGCGTCTCCTACGGTACCTACCTCGGCGCTGTCTACGGCACCCTCTTCCCGGGCCACCTGCGCCGTATGATCGTGGACAGCGTGGTCAACCCCGCCCGCGAGAACATCTGGTACCAGGCCAACCTGGGCCAGGACATCGCCTTCGAGGGCCGCTGGAAGGACTGGGAGGACTGGGTCGCCGCGAACGACGCCGCCTTCCACCTCGGCACCACCCGCGACGCCGTCCAGGCCAAGTGGCTCCAGCTGCGCGCCACCGCCAAGAAGAGCCCCATCGGCGGGGTCGTCGGCCCGGCCGAGCTGACCTCCTTCTTCCAGAGCGCGCCGTACTACGACTCCTCGTGGGTGCCGGTCGCCACGGTGTTCGGCAAGTACGTCGCCGGTGACACCAAGGCGCTGGTCGACGCCGCCGCCCCCGACCTGGCGAACACGGCCGGGAACATCTCCGCCGAGAACGGCAACGCGGTCTACACGGCCGTCGAGTGCACCGACGCCAAGTGGCCCACCAGCTGGAAGAAGTGGGACAGGGACAACACCGAGCTCAACAAGAACTACCCGTTCATGACCTGGGCCAACGCCTGGATGAACCTGCCGTGCGCCACCTGGCCGGTCAAGCAGCGGACTCCGGTCGACGTGCGGACCCACAAGGGCCTGCCGCAGGTGCTGATCGTTCAGTCCACCCGGGACGCGGCCACCCCGTACGAGGGCGCCGTCGAACTGCACAAGCGGTTCCAGGGCTCCCGCCTGATCACCGAGAAGGACGCGGGCTCGCACGGTGTGACGGGCCTGGTCAACCCCTGCATCAACCAGCGCGTCGACGCCTACCTGCTCGACGGCACGCTGGACGGCGCGGACGTGACCTGCGGCCCGCACGCCACGCCCAAGCCGTAA
- a CDS encoding lysophospholipid acyltransferase family protein: MFYYLLKYVLLGPLLRLVFRPRIEGLENVPDSGPAIVAGNHLSFSDHFLMPAMLRRRITFLAKAEYFTGPGLKGRLTAFFFRSAGQIPVDRSGKDAGQAAIREGLKVLGRGELLGIYPEGTRSHDGRLYKGKVGVAVMALTAGVPVVPCAMIGTFEAQPPGKVVPNFHPVTIRFGKPLDFSRYAGMEQEKAILRAVTDEIMYAILTLSEQEYVDEYAAVVKAAQTAEKRERRFPRAPLS; this comes from the coding sequence TTGTTCTACTACCTGCTCAAATACGTGTTGCTGGGTCCCCTGCTGAGACTGGTCTTCCGGCCCCGGATCGAGGGCCTGGAGAACGTGCCGGACTCCGGCCCCGCGATCGTCGCCGGGAACCATCTGTCCTTCTCCGACCACTTCCTGATGCCGGCGATGCTGCGGCGCCGGATCACCTTCCTGGCGAAGGCGGAGTACTTCACCGGCCCTGGGCTGAAGGGCCGGCTCACGGCGTTCTTCTTCCGCAGCGCCGGGCAGATCCCGGTGGACCGTTCGGGCAAGGACGCGGGGCAGGCGGCGATCCGTGAGGGCCTGAAGGTGCTGGGCCGGGGCGAGCTGCTGGGGATCTACCCGGAGGGCACCCGATCGCACGACGGCAGGCTCTACAAGGGCAAGGTCGGCGTCGCGGTGATGGCGCTGACGGCCGGGGTGCCGGTCGTGCCGTGCGCGATGATCGGCACGTTCGAGGCCCAGCCGCCCGGGAAGGTCGTCCCGAACTTCCATCCCGTCACCATCCGGTTCGGCAAGCCCCTCGACTTCTCCCGCTACGCCGGGATGGAGCAGGAGAAGGCGATCCTGCGGGCCGTCACCGACGAGATCATGTACGCCATCCTGACCCTGTCCGAGCAGGAGTACGTCGACGAGTACGCCGCGGTCGTCAAGGCGGCACAGACGGCCGAGAAGAGGGAGCGCAGGTTCCCGCGGGCACCGCTGAGCTGA
- a CDS encoding PP2C family protein-serine/threonine phosphatase, whose protein sequence is MNDGAIDYAGVFQALPGMVALLTPDLLFADANEEFLRVAGRTREQVVGRYLFDVFPDNPNAPAASGMRNLAASLTRVVATGERDAMALQRYDVENPDRPGEWEERYWSPVNAPVFGPDGKVVLLVHRLEEVTELIRARGGPTGSRSRVLEAELYTRARELQELNERLRQAHAREREVALALQKAMLPARRQVGHHRAAVRYRPAVGALNVCGDWYDLVDLVGGNRIGVAVGDVVGHGLDAAGVMGQLRSALSAASRVAAGPAEALNVLGRYAHVVDGAESATAVTTFIDCDRRTITYSSAGHPPPVLVHPDGRVEFLDQATDPPLDARPDPMPRPEAGTTYGHGATLVLYTDGLVERRHEDIDTGLARLADSLARHRDEDPESLADAVLLELLPPGGATDDTALVIVRL, encoded by the coding sequence ATGAACGATGGGGCCATCGACTACGCGGGGGTGTTCCAGGCGCTGCCGGGCATGGTGGCGCTGCTGACACCCGACCTGCTCTTCGCGGACGCCAACGAGGAGTTCCTGCGGGTGGCCGGGCGCACCCGCGAGCAGGTGGTGGGGCGCTACCTCTTCGACGTCTTCCCGGACAATCCCAACGCCCCCGCCGCGTCGGGCATGCGCAACCTGGCCGCCTCGCTGACCCGGGTCGTGGCCACCGGCGAGCGCGACGCCATGGCCCTGCAGCGGTACGACGTGGAGAACCCCGACCGGCCCGGGGAGTGGGAGGAACGCTACTGGAGCCCTGTCAACGCCCCGGTGTTCGGTCCGGACGGCAAGGTGGTGCTGCTGGTGCACCGGCTCGAGGAGGTCACCGAGCTGATCCGGGCCCGCGGCGGCCCCACCGGCAGCCGGTCCCGCGTCCTGGAGGCGGAGCTGTACACGCGCGCCCGCGAACTGCAGGAACTGAACGAGCGGTTGCGCCAGGCCCACGCCCGCGAGCGCGAGGTGGCCCTCGCCCTGCAGAAGGCGATGCTTCCGGCACGCCGGCAGGTCGGCCACCATCGCGCCGCGGTGCGCTACCGGCCCGCGGTCGGCGCGCTGAACGTCTGCGGGGACTGGTACGACCTCGTCGACCTGGTGGGCGGCAACCGCATCGGCGTGGCCGTGGGCGACGTGGTCGGGCACGGCCTGGACGCCGCCGGGGTGATGGGTCAGCTGCGCAGCGCACTGAGCGCCGCCTCCCGGGTCGCCGCGGGGCCGGCCGAGGCCCTGAACGTCCTGGGCCGGTATGCGCACGTCGTCGACGGCGCCGAATCGGCCACCGCCGTCACGACGTTCATCGACTGCGACCGCCGCACGATCACCTACAGCAGTGCGGGACACCCGCCGCCCGTCCTCGTCCACCCCGACGGCCGGGTGGAGTTCCTCGACCAGGCCACCGACCCGCCGCTCGACGCCCGCCCCGACCCCATGCCGAGACCCGAGGCGGGCACGACCTACGGCCACGGCGCCACCCTCGTCCTCTACACCGACGGCCTGGTGGAGCGCCGTCATGAGGACATCGACACCGGTCTGGCCCGGCTCGCCGACTCCCTCGCACGCCATCGCGACGAGGACCCCGAGAGCCTCGCGGACGCCGTCCTGCTGGAACTGCTGCCGCCCGGGGGCGCCACCGACGACACGGCACTGGTCATCGTCCGGCTGTGA
- a CDS encoding urease accessory protein UreD — translation MTATGVRADARIVARADGRGGTALPVLDSDGPLALRRTRSSGTEAKVMVVGAMSGPLGGDRFTLTARVEQDARLHVGSAAATLALPGQTKDEARYDVRLDVADGAELRWLPEQLISARASDLHVTTRAELAAGARLVLREEQVLGRAGEEPGRLTSRLTVRVAGRTVLDQELSCGPGAPGGWDGPAVLAGHRAAGQLVLVRPEFLEEPRQARMVDECAALVPLAGPAVLVSAVAPDALCLRRVLDRALAQFG, via the coding sequence ATGACGGCCACCGGCGTACGGGCGGACGCGCGGATCGTGGCCCGCGCGGACGGCCGAGGCGGCACCGCGCTGCCCGTCCTGGACAGCGACGGCCCGCTGGCCCTGCGCCGCACCCGGTCGAGCGGCACCGAGGCGAAGGTCATGGTGGTCGGCGCGATGAGCGGCCCGCTCGGCGGCGACCGCTTCACGCTCACCGCCCGGGTGGAGCAGGACGCCCGGCTGCACGTCGGCTCCGCCGCCGCCACCCTCGCGCTGCCGGGCCAGACCAAGGACGAGGCCCGCTACGACGTACGGCTCGACGTGGCCGACGGCGCCGAACTGCGCTGGCTTCCCGAGCAGTTGATCTCGGCCCGCGCCAGTGACCTGCACGTCACCACGCGGGCCGAACTCGCCGCCGGCGCCCGGCTCGTGCTGCGCGAGGAGCAGGTGCTCGGACGAGCGGGAGAGGAGCCCGGGCGCCTCACCAGCCGGCTGACGGTACGGGTCGCAGGCCGGACGGTGCTGGACCAGGAACTGTCCTGCGGGCCCGGTGCCCCGGGGGGCTGGGACGGCCCCGCCGTACTCGCCGGACACCGTGCGGCGGGCCAACTCGTGCTCGTCCGGCCGGAGTTCCTGGAAGAGCCGCGCCAGGCGCGGATGGTGGACGAGTGCGCGGCCCTGGTACCACTGGCCGGCCCGGCGGTTCTGGTCAGCGCCGTCGCGCCCGACGCCCTGTGCCTGAGGCGCGTCCTGGACCGGGCATTGGCCCAGTTCGGCTGA